Proteins found in one Arachis stenosperma cultivar V10309 chromosome 8, arast.V10309.gnm1.PFL2, whole genome shotgun sequence genomic segment:
- the LOC130946439 gene encoding beta-glucuronosyltransferase GlcAT14A, producing MMGSLYLEKKWLFPLLITSAVCILFLVVTSSLGVASSIHSLNSLFFFLPSHQANETTDVMEKKVAPAPAPSGPVIPRFAYFIAGSKGDLEKIWRTLHAVYHPLNHYVLHLDLESSVEERNELTLRVEKQHIFNERGNVFVIQKANIITYTGPTMVAATLHACAILLKRSKDWDWFINLSASDYPLVTQDDLLYTFLEVDRNLNFIEHTSRLRWKEKKRAMPLIVDPGLYQSNKSEVFWVTPNRNLPTSFRLFTGSAWVILSREFVEYVIWGWDNLPRTLLMYYTNYVSSPEGYFHTVACNSPEMAKTVVNSDLHYISWDIPPKQHPHILTIKDTDKMIASGAAFARKFVRDDPVLDLIDNTLLHRSPGLFTMGGWCSGKPECTELGDIYNLKPGPGAERLNRLVSQVVLNAKSSKFQCI from the exons ATGATGGGGTCCTTGTACTTAGAGAAGAAGTGGTTGTTCCCTCTCCTAATAACTTCAGCTGTTTGCATATTGTTTCTTGTTGTGACCTCAAGCTTGGGTGTTGCATCTTCAATTCACTCCCTGAATtcactctttttctttctcccgtCTCATCAAGCAAATGAAACCACGGATGTCATGGAAAAAAAGGTTGCCCCTGCTCCAGCTCCATCTGGTCCTGTGATTCCCCGGTTTGCCTATTTCATTGCCGGCTCGAAAGGCGATTTGGAGAAGATTTGGAGGACTCTTCATGCTGTTTACCATCCGCTAAACcactatgttcttcatttggaCCTCGAGTCCTCGGTAGAGGAAAGGAATGAGCTTACTTTGAGAGTTGAGAAGCAGCATATCTTCAATGAGAGGGGAAATGTTTTCGTGATTCAAAAGGCAAACATTATTACTTACACAGGACCAACCATGGTTGCTGCTACCCTTCATGCTTGTGCCATTCTTCTAAAGAGAAGCAAAGATTGGGACTGGTTTATTAATCTCAGTGCTTCAGATTACCCTCTTGTGACTCAAGATG ATCTTCTATATACTTTCTTGGAGGTAGATAGAAATCTTAACTTCATTGAGCACACAAGTCGGTTACGATGGAAGGA GAAAAAACGAGCGATGCCTTTGATTGTTGATCCAGGGCTTTACCAGTCAAACAAATCTGAAGTATTTTGGGTCACTCCTAATAGAAATTTGCCAACATCATTTAGACTATTCACTG GTTCAGCATGGGTGATTTTATCGCGCGAATTTGTTGAGTATGTTATCTGGGGATGGGATAATCTACCAAGGACCCTTCTCATGTACTACACTAATTACGTTTCTTCCCCGGAAGGCTATTTCCATACTGTTGCGTGCAACTCGCCGGAGATGGCTAAAACTGTTGTCAACAGCGACTTGCATTATATTTCTTGGGACATTCCTCCAAAGCAGCATCCCCACATCCTAACCATCAAGGACACAGACAAAATGATAGCTAGTGGTGCCGCCTTTGCAAGGAAATTCGTTAGAGATGATCCTGTTCTTGATTTGATAGACAACACATTACTACATAGGAGCCCTGGACTATTCACAATGGGAGGTTGGTGCTCAGGAAAACCAGAATGTACTGAGCTTGGGGACATATATAACCTCAAACCCGGTCCGGGAGCTGAAAGGCTTAATCGCCTTGTTTCGCAGGTGGTTTTGAATGCTAAATCCAGTAAGTTTCAGTGTATCTAG
- the LOC130945996 gene encoding uncharacterized protein LOC130945996, which yields MDSRKRKQRQDESDSDSESESEPSDESEESSPAEKEKKKKETKTTPKNERYEISSDELDEWLRKNVDKSAAEGENQADLRSTEGRYVSSETLPAVNLGSDDPSSQGRTEQSSVNQPSQSMLTPTDSNMMVVREQTPSEALAIVPIQFFVPASQQTTTDADFEPTPMLQIEGARETTSETPKQLQETPKQLQETTPKLPPAPTKIHPDAEDAAALLMMARTATYVPKTDPGMPSFSLGLTDSSQEGASTQETEREKSPETATIAAKGKDESPQIQSETGGESSAKFETPGGINQIPDDMKQKCYIWETRLKEDAKGDTDEFEEICTLIGQGEYILMRMHLASLQAKSDIESQVILV from the exons atggactcaagaaaaagaaagcagaggCAAGACGAGTCAGATTCTGATTCAGAATCTGAATCTGAACCAAGTGATGA GAGCGAAGAATCATCGCCTgcggagaaggagaagaaaaagaaagaaacaaaaacaactcCAAAAAA TGAGAGATATGAAATATCAAGTGACGAACTCGATGAATGGCTAAGGAAAAACGTTGATAAATCTGCTGCAGAGGG GGAGAACCAAGCTGACCTGCGATCGACAGAAGGTCGCTATGTGTCCTCTGAAAC ACTACCGGCTGTGAACTTGGGAAGTGATGATCCTTCCTCTCAAGGACGCACAGAACAGAGTAGTGTAAACCAGCCGTCTCAGagcat gttGACTCCGACTGATTCGAATATGATGGTTGTTAGGGAACAAACACCGTCGGAAGCGCTTGCAAT AGTCCCGATCCAGTTTTTTGTGCCGGCATCCCAACAAACAACCACTGACGCAGATTTCGAACCAACCCCTATGCTACAGATTGAAGGGGCTAGAGAAAC CACTTCTGAAACCCCCAAACAACTTCAAGAAACCCCCAAACAACTTCAAGAAACAACACCCAAGCTTCCCCCAGCTCCAACAAAAAT TCATCCAGACGCAGAGGACGCTGCTGCCCTGTTGATGATGGCACGGACAGCAACCTATGTTCCTAAAACAGATCCGGGGatgccatcattcagcctcGGATTGACAGATTCAAGCCAGGAGGGGGCGTCAACGCAGGAGACAGAAAGGGAAAAATCTCCAGAAACTGCAACTAT TGCGGCAAAGGGAAAAGACGAAAGTCCACAAATTCAGAGTGAGACTGGGGGAGAAAGTTCTGCAAAGTTTGAAACTCCTGGGGGAATAAATCAAATTCCGGATGATATGAAACAAAAGTGCTACATCTGGGAGACGAGACTGAAGGAAGATGCAAAAGGCGATACTGACGAGTTTGAGGAGATATGCACTCTGATTGGCCAAGGAGAATACATTTTGATGAGAATGCACCTTGCATCCCTCCAGGCAAAAAGTGATATAGAATCTCAGGTAATTTTAGTctaa